Proteins from one Flavobacterium sp. N2038 genomic window:
- a CDS encoding glycosyltransferase: MKVVHVVEALEGGVYSYFKDLSWFFGSEEVRKTVDTTIIYSGHRNGVNPAKVQAEFSTNVKLIHMSMVREIAPFQDLKSLYKLRKQLQEINPDIIHLHSSKAGVLGRIAVFALFKKRKVFYTPHGYAFLRTDISKTTQNLYFTIEKSFQQVFGGTTIACGDTEFEIAKTIGHSKLNRNGVDITTIRQYFLSHQNAKLTVGILGRITAARNPQLFNEIALRFPDYNFIWIGDGELRDLITAPNVQITGWILDKNIVLNTLNKIDIYLQTSLWEGLPIAVLEAMVLEKPVIATNIVGNKDIVIPNETGFLFDDINELENYFEALKDANTRVSFGERAFKRCQKLFDINQNFEQLLELYQE, from the coding sequence TTGAAAGTTGTACATGTTGTAGAAGCACTAGAAGGTGGCGTTTATTCCTATTTTAAAGATCTTTCCTGGTTTTTTGGAAGTGAAGAAGTGCGCAAAACTGTTGATACGACAATCATTTACAGTGGTCATCGAAATGGTGTAAATCCTGCAAAAGTACAAGCAGAGTTTTCTACTAATGTAAAGCTAATTCATATGAGTATGGTTCGGGAAATTGCTCCATTTCAGGATTTAAAATCGCTTTATAAACTAAGAAAGCAACTTCAAGAAATCAATCCGGACATTATTCATCTTCATTCTTCAAAAGCCGGAGTTTTAGGCAGAATTGCCGTTTTTGCCCTATTTAAAAAAAGGAAAGTTTTTTATACTCCTCATGGTTATGCCTTTTTAAGAACTGACATTTCAAAAACAACGCAAAACCTTTATTTTACAATTGAAAAGAGTTTTCAGCAAGTTTTTGGAGGAACAACTATTGCCTGTGGAGATACCGAATTTGAAATTGCAAAAACTATTGGTCACTCAAAACTAAATAGAAATGGCGTTGATATAACAACAATACGTCAGTATTTTTTGTCTCATCAAAATGCAAAACTAACCGTCGGAATTTTAGGAAGAATTACAGCGGCCAGAAATCCTCAATTATTTAATGAAATCGCACTTCGTTTCCCCGATTACAATTTTATCTGGATTGGAGATGGTGAATTGAGGGATTTAATTACTGCCCCAAATGTTCAGATTACAGGTTGGATTTTAGATAAAAATATTGTTTTAAATACTTTAAATAAGATTGATATTTATCTTCAAACTTCTCTTTGGGAGGGACTACCAATTGCTGTTCTTGAAGCAATGGTTCTGGAAAAACCCGTAATCGCTACCAATATAGTTGGAAATAAAGATATTGTGATCCCAAATGAAACCGGATTTCTTTTTGATGATATAAACGAATTAGAAAATTATTTTGAAGCTTTAAAAGATGCAAATACCAGAGTTTCTTTTGGAGAAAGAGCATTTAAAAGATGTCAGAAGTTATTCGATATCAATCAAAATTTTGAACAACTTCTGGAGCTCTACCAGGAATAA
- a CDS encoding glycosyltransferase family 2 protein yields the protein MSDLVSILTPTFNAEKYIRATIESVQNQSYQNWEMILIDDASTDKTVKIIKEFAQGDDRIKLFKLEKNCGNGFARNAALEKATGKYIAYLDADDIWFPEKLEKQIQFLKINKQHFTFSFYDCIDEEGNDLNRKVESPNPLTYKQLFFCNYVGNLTAIYDVDYFGKITLQATQKRQDWRIWLTILKQIKTAKPVPESLAFYRIRKDSVSSSKFKLIKHNFGVYREFHGYNFVFSVLLMMRFLFTQLIIKPKYIKKS from the coding sequence ATGAGTGATCTGGTTTCAATTTTAACACCTACGTTTAATGCCGAAAAATATATTCGTGCAACAATAGAATCTGTTCAGAATCAAAGTTACCAGAATTGGGAAATGATTTTAATTGATGATGCTTCAACAGATAAAACAGTTAAGATTATAAAAGAATTTGCGCAAGGAGATGACCGAATTAAACTTTTTAAGTTAGAAAAAAATTGTGGAAACGGTTTTGCCCGAAATGCAGCTTTAGAAAAAGCGACCGGAAAATATATTGCCTATTTGGATGCTGATGATATATGGTTTCCTGAGAAATTGGAAAAGCAAATTCAGTTTTTAAAAATAAATAAGCAGCACTTTACTTTTAGCTTTTACGATTGTATTGATGAAGAAGGAAATGATTTAAACAGAAAAGTTGAATCACCAAATCCACTTACGTATAAACAATTATTTTTCTGTAATTATGTAGGTAATTTAACGGCAATTTATGATGTCGATTATTTCGGAAAAATTACTTTACAAGCCACTCAAAAAAGACAAGACTGGCGAATATGGCTTACGATTTTAAAGCAAATTAAAACGGCAAAACCAGTTCCGGAATCTTTGGCTTTTTACAGAATTAGAAAAGATTCAGTTTCATCTTCAAAATTCAAATTAATTAAACACAATTTTGGTGTTTACAGAGAATTTCACGGATATAATTTTGTGTTTTCTGTTTTATTGATGATGAGGTTTTTGTTTACCCAATTGATAATCAAACCAAAATATATTAAGAAATCTTAA
- a CDS encoding DUF6341 family protein, with translation MTAFFEGIQYLFVNILFAPLDFLRRLELITWFGANTINWIFMIICSCAIVYWIKQLRIFDDAGTENQDTTAHSFLK, from the coding sequence ATGACAGCTTTTTTTGAAGGAATACAATACTTATTCGTTAACATTTTGTTTGCTCCTCTTGACTTTTTACGTCGTTTGGAATTAATTACATGGTTTGGTGCAAACACTATCAACTGGATTTTCATGATCATCTGTTCATGTGCAATCGTTTATTGGATTAAACAATTACGCATTTTTGATGACGCAGGTACAGAAAACCAAGATACAACAGCTCATTCATTTTTAAAATAA
- a CDS encoding ORF6N domain-containing protein: MEDQSLLSEEIISNKIYFIRGQKVMLDRDLALLYGVETKRLKEQVKRNLNRFPKDFMFELTKTEFENWRSQFATSNSEKMSLRYAPMAFTEHGVMMLSSILKSDKAIQTNIQIMRIFTKVRQMLLDTTEIKVDILQIQKKLENHDKNIELVFSYLDELTEKKENESERVKIGYKK, encoded by the coding sequence ATGGAAGATCAATCTTTACTTTCTGAAGAAATAATTTCTAATAAAATATACTTTATTCGCGGTCAAAAAGTGATGCTTGATCGTGATTTGGCTTTGCTTTATGGAGTAGAAACAAAGCGATTAAAAGAACAAGTAAAAAGGAATTTAAACCGCTTCCCGAAAGACTTTATGTTTGAACTTACCAAAACAGAATTTGAAAATTGGAGGTCGCAATTTGCGACCTCCAATTCAGAAAAGATGAGTTTACGGTATGCACCAATGGCTTTTACTGAACATGGTGTTATGATGCTCTCAAGCATTTTAAAAAGCGACAAAGCAATTCAAACTAATATTCAAATTATGAGGATTTTCACAAAAGTGAGACAAATGCTTCTCGATACAACCGAAATAAAAGTTGATATTTTACAGATTCAGAAGAAGTTAGAAAATCACGATAAAAATATTGAATTAGTATTTTCTTATTTAGATGAATTAACTGAAAAGAAAGAAAATGAAAGCGAAAGAGTAAAGATTGGCTATAAAAAATAA
- a CDS encoding glycosyltransferase has product MKVLHVINSLETGGAEKLLLDTIPLYNKRGIQTDLLVLNGDDFPFLKVLKTMNCCKIYSIGSKAYNPLHVFRLMPFLWKYDIAHVHLFPSQYWIVLAKIFSFSKIKLVVTEHSATNPRINSYFLSLLDRFIYKFYDKVVCITDEVCKIRKEHLRNPKSKLVVIQNGVKLQNVYNARPYERKLISESFEDHDVLLIQIASFNKHKDPETVIKAMQYLPENFKLIFVGNGPFRENCESLSKELKVTSRVYFLGSRTNVPQLLKAADISVLSSKGEGLSLTAIESMASGKPFIASNVSGMAITEGAGILFEKGNAEELAFYIKRLMNEKEFYENTVNACKARAQEFDIEFMIDKHVLLYQEIVKTKDEN; this is encoded by the coding sequence ATGAAAGTACTTCATGTAATAAATAGTTTAGAAACGGGAGGAGCCGAAAAGCTGCTTTTAGATACCATTCCACTTTATAATAAAAGAGGAATTCAGACAGATTTATTAGTACTTAACGGGGACGATTTTCCTTTTTTAAAAGTTTTAAAGACAATGAATTGCTGTAAAATCTATTCGATAGGTTCAAAAGCATACAATCCGTTGCATGTTTTTAGACTGATGCCTTTTTTATGGAAATATGATATTGCGCACGTTCATTTGTTTCCTTCACAATATTGGATTGTTCTGGCAAAGATTTTTTCTTTTTCCAAAATTAAATTAGTTGTAACAGAGCATAGTGCGACAAATCCGCGTATAAATAGTTACTTTTTAAGTTTGTTAGATCGTTTTATTTATAAATTTTATGATAAAGTTGTTTGCATTACAGATGAGGTTTGTAAAATTCGTAAAGAACATCTTAGAAATCCAAAATCTAAGCTTGTTGTAATTCAGAATGGAGTAAAGCTTCAAAATGTATATAATGCTAGACCATATGAAAGAAAATTAATTTCAGAATCTTTTGAGGATCACGATGTTTTATTAATACAAATTGCAAGTTTTAATAAGCATAAAGATCCTGAAACAGTGATAAAAGCAATGCAATATTTACCTGAAAATTTTAAGCTTATTTTTGTTGGAAATGGCCCTTTTAGAGAAAATTGTGAAAGTCTGTCTAAAGAACTTAAGGTTACAAGCAGAGTTTATTTTTTAGGAAGCCGTACCAATGTTCCACAACTTTTAAAAGCAGCAGATATTTCTGTTTTAAGTTCAAAAGGAGAAGGATTAAGTCTTACGGCTATTGAAAGTATGGCATCAGGAAAACCATTTATTGCTTCAAATGTTTCAGGAATGGCAATTACTGAAGGAGCTGGTATTTTATTTGAAAAAGGAAATGCAGAAGAATTGGCTTTTTATATTAAGAGATTAATGAATGAAAAAGAGTTTTATGAAAATACAGTAAATGCTTGTAAAGCAAGAGCACAAGAATTTGATATCGAATTTATGATAGATAAGCACGTACTTTTATACCAGGAAATAGTAAAGACTAAAGATGAAAATTAA
- a CDS encoding UDP-glucuronic acid decarboxylase family protein, whose product MKRILITGAAGFLGSHLCDRFIKEGYYVIGMDNLITGDLKNIEHLFKLEHFEFYHHDITKFVHVPGDLDYILHFASPASPIDYLKIPIQTLKVGSLGTHNLLGLARVKKARILIASTSEVYGDPLVHPQTEEYYGNVNTIGPRGVYDEAKRFQESITMAYHTFHGVETRIVRIFNTYGPRMRLNDGRVIPAFIGQALRGEDLTIFGDGMQTRSFCYVDDQVEGIYRLLHSDYVYPVNIGNPDEITIKDFAEEIIKLTGTNQKVVYHPLPVNDPLQRQPDITKAKELLGWEAKVSRSEGMKITYDYFRSLSKEELSKEEHKDFSSYIK is encoded by the coding sequence ATGAAAAGAATACTTATTACCGGAGCAGCGGGTTTTTTAGGATCACATTTGTGCGATCGCTTTATCAAAGAGGGTTATTATGTTATAGGAATGGATAATTTGATAACTGGAGATCTTAAAAACATCGAGCATTTATTCAAACTGGAGCATTTTGAGTTTTATCATCACGATATTACCAAGTTTGTTCATGTTCCTGGTGATTTAGATTATATCTTGCATTTTGCATCACCTGCAAGTCCTATAGATTATTTAAAAATTCCAATCCAGACTTTAAAAGTTGGATCACTAGGAACACATAACTTATTAGGTTTGGCTCGTGTAAAAAAAGCCAGAATTTTAATTGCATCGACTTCAGAAGTATATGGAGATCCACTAGTACATCCTCAAACCGAAGAATATTACGGAAATGTAAATACAATTGGACCGAGAGGAGTTTATGATGAAGCAAAACGTTTTCAGGAATCTATAACCATGGCGTACCATACTTTTCATGGTGTAGAAACCAGAATAGTCCGTATTTTTAATACATATGGTCCAAGAATGCGATTAAATGATGGTCGTGTTATTCCGGCTTTTATTGGACAGGCTTTACGAGGAGAAGATTTAACGATTTTTGGAGACGGAATGCAAACACGTTCTTTCTGTTATGTTGATGATCAGGTTGAAGGGATTTACAGATTATTACATTCAGATTATGTTTATCCGGTAAATATTGGAAATCCTGATGAAATTACCATTAAAGATTTCGCCGAAGAAATCATAAAACTTACAGGAACAAATCAAAAAGTGGTATATCATCCGTTGCCGGTAAATGATCCGTTACAGCGTCAGCCAGACATAACAAAAGCTAAAGAATTACTGGGCTGGGAGGCAAAAGTAAGCCGCTCTGAAGGAATGAAAATTACATATGATTATTTTAGATCACTTTCTAAAGAAGAACTTTCTAAAGAAGAACATAAAGATTTCTCAAGTTACATAAAGTAA
- the purD gene encoding phosphoribosylamine--glycine ligase yields the protein MTILLLGSGGREHAFAWKMTQSPLCEKLFVVPGNAGTAAIAENVAISATDFEAVKALVLKENISLVVVGPEDPLVKGIYDYFKNDESLKHIPVIGPSKLGAQLEGSKEFAKEFLMKHNIPTAAYDSFTAETVEEGCKFLETLQPPYVLKADGLAAGKGVLIIQDLEEAKTELRNMLVHSKFGAASAKVVIEEFLDGIELSCFVLTDGKSYKILPTAKDYKRIGEGDTGLNTGGMGAVSPVPYVDAVLMEKIETRIVKPTIEGFQKDGIEYKGFVFIGLINVKNEPIVIEYNVRMGDPETEVVVPRLKSDLVELFLSVADEKLGDFNLEVDPRSATTVMVVSGGYPEEFEKGKVITGLENITDSIVFHAGTKLDNENVVTNGGRVIAVTSYGDNFQEAIKKSYQNIDKLSFDKMYFRKDIGFDLI from the coding sequence ATGACAATTTTATTATTGGGATCTGGCGGAAGAGAACATGCTTTTGCCTGGAAAATGACTCAGAGTCCACTTTGTGAAAAACTTTTTGTAGTACCTGGAAATGCAGGAACTGCTGCAATTGCCGAAAATGTGGCAATATCTGCAACAGATTTTGAAGCCGTAAAAGCTTTAGTACTTAAAGAAAATATAAGTTTAGTAGTAGTAGGACCAGAAGATCCGTTGGTAAAAGGTATTTACGATTATTTTAAAAATGACGAAAGTTTAAAACATATTCCGGTTATTGGACCATCAAAATTGGGAGCTCAATTAGAAGGAAGTAAAGAATTTGCAAAAGAATTCCTGATGAAACATAACATTCCAACTGCTGCGTACGACAGTTTTACTGCCGAAACAGTTGAAGAAGGATGTAAGTTTCTTGAAACATTACAACCGCCATACGTTTTAAAAGCAGATGGTTTAGCAGCTGGAAAAGGAGTTTTGATTATTCAGGATCTTGAAGAAGCTAAAACTGAATTAAGAAATATGCTGGTTCACTCAAAATTTGGAGCGGCAAGTGCAAAAGTTGTTATTGAAGAATTTTTGGACGGAATTGAATTAAGCTGTTTTGTTTTAACGGATGGAAAAAGCTATAAAATATTACCAACAGCAAAAGATTACAAACGTATTGGTGAAGGTGATACAGGATTAAATACAGGCGGAATGGGAGCGGTTTCTCCAGTTCCTTATGTTGATGCTGTTTTAATGGAAAAAATCGAAACTCGTATCGTAAAACCAACAATCGAAGGTTTTCAGAAAGATGGAATCGAATATAAAGGATTTGTTTTTATTGGTCTGATCAATGTAAAAAATGAGCCGATCGTTATTGAGTATAACGTAAGAATGGGAGATCCGGAAACCGAAGTTGTGGTTCCAAGATTAAAATCAGATTTGGTAGAATTGTTTTTGTCTGTTGCTGATGAAAAATTAGGAGATTTCAATTTAGAAGTAGATCCAAGAAGCGCTACGACTGTTATGGTAGTTTCTGGAGGCTATCCTGAAGAATTTGAAAAAGGAAAAGTAATTACAGGTTTAGAAAATATTACAGATTCTATCGTTTTTCATGCAGGAACAAAATTAGATAACGAAAATGTCGTTACTAATGGAGGACGTGTAATTGCGGTAACATCTTATGGAGATAATTTCCAGGAGGCCATAAAAAAATCTTACCAAAACATAGATAAACTAAGCTTTGATAAGATGTATTTTAGAAAAGATATCGGCTTCGATTTAATTTAA
- a CDS encoding O-antigen ligase family protein, with protein sequence MIFRKPCTLLIILFGVFNLIFFRKLKFDKTAFILMVCIASPLLLEILLFWNNDSFSKGLKSLEKNISLLLFPLFIIGNYQRIDFLKLLQIYAVATTAVILFFFIRFNVVYPELMQKYLSGIDLFEMGYKFSETLGIHAPALNMHLAFVSVCALYFVFYSFRNNEKPGLKAVRFMVFLLSFFFVLFVNTRMALVNALAGFLIVVFFEIRARINIRRMIYASTIVLILLGGTLFFFVQKNPYMKEKYTSTTFAYMDKVGKLDEIDHPEYKVFNSFVTRVSIWKSAWELSLKNLPFGVGAADSKPELNKYFAETNQHFLAKYEFPTHNQFLDFLLKFGILGPLVALLYIFTIGYLGYDLKNGIIFSFFFIFLTSNLTDDFLLRFDGIAFSGLWFSIFASYWMQKKFIPGRAPEVVQNFD encoded by the coding sequence ATGATTTTTAGAAAGCCATGTACGTTGCTTATCATTTTATTTGGTGTTTTTAATTTGATTTTTTTCAGAAAATTAAAATTTGACAAGACGGCATTTATTTTAATGGTTTGTATTGCGTCTCCGCTTTTACTTGAAATTTTGCTTTTTTGGAATAATGATTCATTTTCCAAAGGATTAAAATCGCTCGAAAAGAATATCTCTTTGTTATTATTTCCTCTTTTTATTATTGGAAATTATCAGCGTATAGATTTTTTAAAATTATTGCAGATTTACGCTGTCGCCACTACTGCTGTAATACTGTTTTTCTTTATTAGATTTAATGTTGTTTATCCCGAATTGATGCAGAAATATTTAAGCGGAATCGATTTATTCGAAATGGGTTATAAATTTTCTGAAACACTTGGTATTCATGCTCCGGCTTTAAATATGCATTTAGCATTTGTATCTGTTTGTGCACTATATTTTGTTTTTTACAGCTTTAGAAACAATGAAAAACCAGGTTTAAAGGCAGTTCGGTTTATGGTGTTTCTATTATCTTTCTTTTTTGTTCTTTTTGTGAATACCAGAATGGCATTGGTAAACGCATTGGCAGGTTTTTTAATTGTTGTATTTTTTGAAATCAGAGCCAGAATTAATATTAGAAGAATGATTTACGCGAGTACAATTGTCTTGATTTTGCTTGGTGGAACGTTGTTTTTCTTTGTTCAGAAAAACCCGTATATGAAAGAAAAATATACTTCAACAACTTTCGCCTACATGGATAAGGTGGGAAAACTGGATGAAATTGATCATCCTGAATACAAAGTTTTTAATTCATTTGTTACCCGGGTTTCCATTTGGAAATCGGCTTGGGAATTGTCTTTAAAGAATCTTCCTTTTGGCGTTGGCGCGGCAGATAGCAAACCGGAATTGAATAAATATTTTGCAGAAACCAATCAGCATTTTTTGGCTAAATACGAGTTTCCTACGCACAATCAGTTTCTTGATTTTTTATTAAAGTTTGGAATTCTGGGCCCCCTTGTAGCTTTACTTTATATTTTTACGATAGGATATTTGGGTTATGATCTTAAAAATGGGATTATATTTTCGTTTTTTTTCATTTTTCTTACTTCAAACCTGACAGATGATTTTCTCCTTCGTTTTGATGGCATTGCTTTCAGCGGATTATGGTTTTCAATTTTTGCCAGTTATTGGATGCAAAAGAAATTTATTCCTGGTAGAGCTCCAGAAGTTGTTCAAAATTTTGATTGA
- a CDS encoding phenylacetate--CoA ligase family protein: MIRLFDLTLRLNGFPIKKAKAELDQIVHFSEEEYASFLEKKKKEIVAFHLKNNSFYAELAGNTIAENWEDLPILNKQNLQKPLEERLSKGYSKKNIYLNKTSGSSGTPFVFAKDKFSHALTWASNKMRFGWFGIDFNHSYQARFYGIPMDFIGYQKERLKDFLTHRFRFPVFDLSDAVLEKFLKKFKTKKFDYINGYTSSIVLFAKFLEQKNIILKEICPTLKACFVTSEMLFETDKKLLEKQFGIPIISEYGASELDLIAFENPKGEWQVNAETLFVEILDENNNVLPYGEEGKIVITSLFNKANPFIRYEIGDIGILDKKSTLQKPILQKLIGRTNDVAILPSGKKSPGLTFYYVTKSIIEDDGNVKEFIIKQMQLDTFEIEYVAEKELSSIQIQKIKEAIDLYLEPNLNFTFARKTVLERTNRGKLKQFKSYL, from the coding sequence ATGATTCGCCTTTTTGACCTTACACTTCGATTAAATGGTTTTCCAATAAAGAAAGCTAAAGCAGAATTGGATCAAATTGTTCATTTTTCTGAAGAAGAATATGCTTCATTTCTTGAAAAGAAAAAAAAAGAAATTGTTGCTTTTCATCTTAAAAATAATTCTTTTTATGCCGAATTGGCTGGAAATACAATTGCTGAAAATTGGGAAGACTTACCGATTTTAAACAAGCAAAATCTTCAAAAACCTCTCGAGGAAAGACTTTCGAAAGGTTATTCTAAAAAAAATATTTACCTCAACAAAACCTCCGGATCAAGCGGAACACCTTTTGTTTTTGCTAAAGATAAATTTTCGCATGCTTTAACCTGGGCTTCAAACAAAATGCGTTTTGGGTGGTTCGGCATTGATTTTAATCATTCGTATCAAGCGCGTTTTTATGGTATTCCGATGGATTTTATTGGATACCAAAAAGAACGTTTAAAAGATTTTTTAACGCATCGTTTTCGTTTTCCTGTTTTTGATTTATCTGATGCTGTTTTAGAAAAATTTTTGAAGAAGTTCAAAACCAAAAAATTCGATTACATCAACGGATATACAAGTTCGATTGTGTTGTTCGCTAAGTTTTTGGAACAAAAAAACATCATTTTAAAAGAAATTTGTCCAACATTAAAAGCTTGTTTTGTTACTTCGGAAATGCTTTTTGAAACAGATAAAAAACTTTTAGAAAAACAATTCGGTATTCCAATTATCAGCGAATATGGAGCATCTGAATTGGATTTGATTGCTTTTGAAAATCCTAAAGGCGAATGGCAGGTAAATGCTGAAACTCTTTTTGTCGAGATTCTAGATGAAAATAATAATGTACTCCCTTACGGAGAAGAAGGCAAAATTGTGATTACTTCTTTATTCAATAAAGCAAATCCTTTTATACGATATGAAATTGGTGACATTGGAATTTTAGACAAAAAAAGTACTCTGCAAAAGCCCATTTTACAAAAATTAATTGGAAGAACCAACGATGTTGCCATTCTTCCAAGCGGAAAAAAATCGCCTGGTTTGACGTTCTATTATGTCACTAAAAGTATAATCGAAGATGATGGAAACGTAAAGGAATTTATCATCAAACAAATGCAACTGGATACTTTTGAAATTGAATATGTTGCTGAAAAAGAACTAAGTTCAATACAAATTCAAAAAATAAAAGAAGCGATTGATTTGTATTTAGAACCAAATTTAAACTTCACTTTTGCAAGAAAAACTGTTTTAGAAAGAACTAATCGCGGGAAACTAAAACAATTTAAATCCTATTTATAA
- a CDS encoding undecaprenyl-phosphate glucose phosphotransferase encodes MTASQIGRYSKYIRPISILIDLIIIVVISFFLFNEQVSNILLLLFYQVISWGLIAYSIKFYAIYRFTTPIEIASKILKQGILFLLTVVAFFPFSRQVIFNATTITVFISLVFLLVTIFKFSLFFYLKEYRIITGSNYRNAVIIGFTPEAIRLKDLFETRKDYGYRFLGYFSDKKTHQNITGKLTDLKPFVVENEVDEIYCSLNEVSNNYLKDLIDFADENNKTIKFIPDTKEIFSKNLRIDYYDFFPVLSLKQTLLNEPAIKFFKRFFDIVFSIFVIVFLLSWLYPILAILIKLESKGPVFFKQGRPGMDENEFVCYKFRSMRINKTTEKEASKDDPRVTIVGRFMRKTSIDELPQFINVLVGDMSVVGPRPHLWVQNKEYGNKVKKYMMRHCVKPGITGLAQVSGFRGEIKMERDMINRIKFDVFYIENWSLILDLKIIFQTIVNIFKGDQKAY; translated from the coding sequence ATGACCGCATCTCAAATAGGAAGATACTCCAAATATATCAGGCCAATTAGCATTTTAATTGACCTGATAATTATTGTTGTAATAAGTTTTTTTCTATTTAATGAGCAGGTTTCAAATATACTGTTATTGCTTTTTTATCAAGTTATCAGTTGGGGATTAATTGCTTACAGTATAAAATTTTATGCCATTTATCGGTTTACAACTCCAATCGAAATTGCATCTAAAATTCTGAAACAGGGAATTTTGTTTTTATTAACCGTAGTCGCTTTTTTCCCGTTTTCGAGACAAGTTATTTTTAATGCGACAACTATTACTGTTTTTATTTCTTTAGTTTTTCTGCTTGTAACTATTTTTAAGTTTTCGCTCTTTTTTTATTTAAAAGAATATCGGATAATAACAGGGAGTAATTATAGAAATGCTGTTATCATTGGTTTTACTCCTGAAGCAATTCGTTTAAAAGATCTTTTTGAAACAAGAAAAGATTACGGATATCGTTTTCTAGGATATTTTTCGGATAAAAAAACGCATCAAAATATTACAGGAAAATTAACCGATTTAAAACCATTTGTAGTTGAAAATGAGGTAGATGAAATCTATTGCTCTTTAAACGAGGTGTCTAATAATTATTTAAAAGATTTGATTGATTTTGCCGATGAAAATAACAAAACAATTAAATTTATTCCCGACACAAAAGAGATTTTTTCAAAGAACCTAAGAATAGATTATTATGATTTTTTCCCGGTTCTTTCATTAAAGCAAACCTTACTGAATGAACCAGCAATAAAATTTTTTAAGCGATTTTTTGATATTGTTTTTTCCATTTTTGTAATTGTTTTTTTGTTGTCATGGTTATATCCAATTTTAGCAATTTTAATAAAACTAGAGTCAAAAGGGCCTGTATTTTTTAAGCAAGGCAGACCAGGAATGGATGAGAATGAATTTGTATGTTATAAATTTCGTTCGATGAGGATTAATAAAACAACAGAAAAAGAAGCTTCAAAAGATGATCCGCGAGTTACAATTGTGGGGAGATTTATGAGAAAAACAAGTATCGATGAATTACCTCAATTTATTAATGTTTTAGTGGGAGACATGTCTGTTGTTGGACCAAGACCACATCTTTGGGTACAAAATAAAGAGTACGGAAATAAGGTGAAAAAATACATGATGCGACACTGTGTTAAACCTGGTATTACAGGATTGGCGCAGGTAAGTGGTTTTAGAGGTGAAATTAAAATGGAAAGAGATATGATAAACCGAATAAAATTTGACGTTTTTTATATTGAAAACTGGTCTCTGATTCTGGATCTGAAAATAATTTTTCAAACGATAGTAAATATTTTTAAAGGCGATCAAAAAGCATATTAA